A region of the Prosthecodimorpha staleyi genome:
CCGAGCCCGGCGCCGCCCCATTCCTCCTCGACCGTGATGCCGTGCAGGCCGAGCGCGCCCATCTCCGGCCAGAGCTCGCGCGGGAACCAGTCCTCGCGATCGACCTTGGCGGCGATCGGGGCGATGCGGTCGGCCGCGAAGGCCGCGACCGTGTCGCGCAGCATGTCGGCGGTCTCGCCGAGGTCGAAGTCGAAGCCCTTGAAGCTGTTCGGGATCATGGCGGTTTCCTCGGAATTCTGAAGTTGCGGCTGGTCTCAGCCTTCTTCGAGCACGACCAGTTCGGCACCCTCGGCGACCAGATCGCCCGGGGCGGCGTTGACCTTGGCGACCTTGCCGTCGCGCGGGCTGCGCAGCGTGTGCTCCATCTTCATGGCCTCGACCACCACCAGGGCCTGGCCCTTCTCGACCGCGTCGCCTGGCTTGACCGCGACGGCCACCACCGTGCCGGGCATCGGCGCGGCGATCCGGCCGGCGCCGGCCCCCTCGTCGCCCGCCGCGGCACGCGGATCGACCACGCGCAGCACCGTCTCGGCGCCATCGAGAAAGAGCGCGACGCGGTCGCCGTCGAAGGCCGCCGCGGCGCTGCGCCGCCGGCCGTCCGCCGTGAAAACGATGCGTCCGCCGGCCTCCGCCCAGCCGTCCAGGCCATAGGCGAGCGCGAGCGCCTCCGTCTTGAGGCCGCCGGGCACGAGCTCGACGCGCAGCGGCTGGATCGCGCCGGCGGCCTCGAACAGGAGATCGACCACCCGCGGCCGGTTCAGCCGGAAGGCGTCGGTCCGGTTCCAGGGCGACCAGCGATCGGCCGGATCGGCCTCCGCCACGGCCGCGCCGGCGCGGCGGCCGAGCACGGCAGCGGCGGCGAGCGCAAGCGTCAGCCCGTCCGGAGCGGTCTCGGCCGGCAGCAGGTCGGCCTCGTGGCGGGCGATGAAGCCGGTATCGAGCTCGGCCGCCGCGAAGGCCGGATGGCGCGCGATGGCGGCCAGGAAGGCGCGGTTGGTCCGAAGCCCGACCACCTCGGTGCGGTCGAGCGCGCGCGCGAGCCGGCCGAGCGCCTCAGCCCGGTCGGCGCCGGTGGCGATGATCTTGGCGATCATCGGATCGTAGTGGACCGAGACCGTGTCGCCGCCGCGCACGCCGGCATCGACGCGGATGCCGGGCAGGCCTTCGGGCAGGACGAGATGGGCGAGCCGCCCGGTCTGCGGCAGGAAGCCCTTGGCCGGATCCTCGGCATAGAGCCGGACCTCGACCGCATGGCCGGCGATCGACAGCGCCTCCTGGCGCAGCGGCAAGGGTTCGCCGCGGGCGACCCGGATCTGCCACTCGACCAGGTCCTGTCCGGTGATCGATTCGGTCACCGGATGCTCGACCTGCAGCCGGGTGTTCATCTCCATGAAGTAGAAGCCGTCGCCTTCGGCGATGAACTCGACCGTGCCGGCGCCGACATAGCCGACTGCCCGGGCGGCCTCGACCGCGGCCTTGCCCATGGCGGCGCGGCGCTCCGGCGTCATGCCCGGAGCGGGCGCCTCCTCGATCACCTTCTGGTGGCGGCGCTGGATCGAGCAGTCGCGTTCGAACAGGTGCACGGTCTCGCCGAAGCTGTCGGCGAAGACCTGGATCTCGATATGGCGTGGCCGGGTCAGGTATTTCTCGACCAGCACGCGGTCGTCGCCGAAGGCATTGGCGGCTTCGCGCCGGGCCGAGGCGAGCGCCTCGGCGAAGCCGGCCGCGCTCTCGACCACCTTCATGCCCTTGCCGCCGCCGCCGGCCGAGGCCTTGATCAGCACCGGATAGCCGATCGCCGCGGCCGCCTCGGCGAGCAGGCCCGGATCCTGGTCGTCGCCGTGATAGCCGGGCACCAGCGGCACGCCGGCGCGCTCCATCAGCTGCTTGGCGGCGGATTTCGAACCCATCGCCCGGATGGCGGAGGCTGGCGGGCCGACGAAGACGATGCCGGCCACCGCGCAGGCCTCCGCGAAGGCGGCGTTCTCGGACAGGAAGCCGTAGCCGGGATGGATCGCGTCGGCGCCGGTGACGCGCGCCGCCTCCAGGATGGCATCGACCTTCAGATAGCTGTCGCGCGCCGGCGCCGGGCCGAGGCGGACGGCCTCGTCGGCGGCGGCGACATGGGCGGCGGTCGCGTCGGCGTCGGAATAGACCGCGACGGTGCCGATGCCCATCCGGCGCGCGGTGCGCATGACCCGGACGGCGATCTCGCCGCGATTGGCGACGAGGATGCGGGTGATCGGGCGGATCGCGGGGGCTTGCGGGTCGGGTGTGCGGGTCATGGGTCGGTCTCCCTCACATCCGGAACAGGCCGAAGCGGGTCGGTTCCTCGGGGGCGTTCATGGCGGCGGAGAGCGCCAGCCCGAGCACCATGCGGGTGTCGAGCGGGTCGATGATGCCGTCGTCCCAGAGCCGCGCGGAGGAATAGTAGGGGTGGCCCTGCTCTTCGTACTGGGCGCGGATCGGGGCCTTGAAGGCCTCCTCGGCCTCGGCCGGCCATGTGCCGCCGCGCGCCTCCAGGCCGTCGCGGCGGACCTGGGCGAGCACGTTGGCGGCCTGCTCGCCGCCCATCACCGAGATGCGGGCATTGGGCCACATCCACAGGAAGCGCGGATCGTAGCCGCGCCCGCACATGCCGTAGTTGCCGGCCCCAAAGGAGTTGCCGATGATCACGGTGAATTTCGGCACCTTGGCGGTGGAGACGGCGGTGACCATCTTGGCGCCGTCCTTGGCGATGCCGCCGGCCTCGTATTTGCGGCCGACCATGAAGCCGGTAATGTTCTGCAGGAACACCAAGGGCGTGCCGGACTGGGCGCAGAGCTCGATGAAATGCGCCGCCTTCTGGGCCGATTCCGAGAACAGGATGCCGTTATTGGCGACGATGCCGACCGGATAGCCCCAGATCCGGGCGAAGCCGCACACGATGGTGGTGCCGTAGAGCGGCTTGAACTCGTCGAGTTCCGAGCCGTCGACGATGCGGGCGATGATCTGGCGGATGTCGAACGGCTTCTTCGGATCGGCCGAGACGATGCCGTAGATGTCGGCGGGGTCGAGCGCGGGCTCGCGCGGCGGCCGGATGTCCTGGCTATGTTGCTTGCGCCGGTTGAGGCGGGCGACCACATCGCGGGCCAGCGCCAGCGCATGGGCGTCGGTCTCGGCCATGTGGTCGGAGACGCCGGAAATGCGGGTATGCACGTCGGCGCCGCCGAGATCCTCGGCCGAGACCACCTCGCCGGTCGCCGCCTTCACCAAGGGCGGGCCGCCGAGGAAGATGGTCGCCTGGTTGCGCACCATGATCGACTGGTCGGCCATGGCCGGCACATAGGCGCCGCCGGCCGTGCAGGAGCCCATCACCACGGCGATCTGGGCGATGCCCTTGGCCGACATGTTGGCCTGGTTGAAGAAGATGCGGCCGAAATGCTCGCGGTCGGGGAAGACCTCGTCCTGGTTCGGCAGGTTGGCACCGCCCGAATCGACCAGATAGAGGCAGGGCAGATGGTTCTCCTCGGCGATCCGCTGCGCGCGCAGGTGCTTCTTCACCGTCATCGGGAAGTAGGTGCCGCCCTTGACGGTCGCATCGTTGGCGACGATCACGCATTCGCGCCCCGAGACGCGGCCGATGCCGGTGATGATGCCGGCGGCCGGGACCTCGTCGCCGTAGAGACCGTGCGCGGCGAGCTGGGAGAATTCCAGGAACGGCGAGCCGAGATCGATCAGCGTGCGAATGCGCTCGCGCGGCAGGAGCTTGCCGCGGGCGAGATGCTTGGCCCGGGCCGCTTCGCCGCCGCCCTCGCCGATCCGGTCAACCACGGTGCGCAGATCCGCCACCGCCGCCGCCAGCGCATCGCGGTTGCGCGCATAGTCCGCCGAACGCCGGTCGACGGCATCCTCGATCGCCACCATGGCACCCCTCCCCTCGCCCGCCCCGTCGCCCCGAAAGGCCGGCCGATCATCGCTCGTTCTATGGAAACGATCGTACGTTTTTTTAATTCGGCTGGCAATGGCCGCTTGGCCGCGACGGGCCGTCAGACCAGGATGATCCGGGAACCGTAGGCAGGCAACACGCCATCAGCGGTGAGGAGGATGAGATCGTCATCCACCTTGACGACGGGTTCTTCACGAAAGCACTCGACCGTCAAAGCCGCCCCATCTCCCGGCTGACGCGGGCGAGGTGGCGGGCGTGGCGGTCCGGGGTCGCGCGGTCCATGTCGTGCAGGGCGAGCATCCGGAATTTCAGGCCGCGGGCGCAGAAGGTGCCGATGCCGCGCTTCAGGAGCCGGCGGACCGGATCGCCCATCCAGAACTTGACGACCCACCAGGGCGAACCGGTCGTCGTCAGCGCGATCAGATGGCGGATATTCTCGAGGCGCGGCACGATGCGCCCGCCGGCGCGGTCATGCGCGAAGGCGACGCCGGGAGCGAGCACGCGGTCGAACCAGCCCTTCAGGATCGCCGGCACGTTGAACCACCATTGCGGGAAGACCAGCACCAGCGCCTCGGCGGCCTGGAGCCGGGCGACAGGCCCGGCGACCGCGCCGGTGTCGTAGGGCTCGGTGAAATAGCCGGCGCGCTCGGCGGCGGTCAGGCGCGGATCGAAATCCTCGGCATAGAGATCGAGCCAGTCGACGCTGTGCCCGCCCGCCTCCAGGGCGGCGCGCGCGGTGCGGGCGACGGCGGCCGCATAGCTGTCGGCGAGCGGATGGGCGAGGACGAGGAGCACGCGCATCAGGCGTCCGCCCCGTCGGTCGTGTCGGCGCTGCCCGCCTCGCCGGCTCTGCCGGCCAAGCCGGTACCGCCGGTCATCACGGTCGCCTCGATGAAGTCGGCGATCCGGCCGATCTCGTCGAGAGGGAAAGCCGGAACGCTTTCGCCTTCGACCGGATGATCGGCCGCGATCGCCACCACGGCCGGATCGATCGCCGAGAGCCGGTCGTGCCGGACCGCCTCGCGGCGGCGGACCTCGAGCTTGGGATGCGGCTCGCGCTTGTAGCCCTCGACGATGACCAGATCGCAGGGCGAGAGCCGGGCGAGAATGTCGGCGAGGCTCGGTTCCTCCGCGCCGCGCAGCTCGTGCATGATCGCCCAGCGCTCGCCGCCGATCAGCGCCACCTCGACCGCCCCGGCGATGCGGTGGCGATGGCTGTCGCGGCCCTTGTGGTCGATGTCGACCGTGTGATGGGCGTGCTTGACGGTCGAGACGCGGTGGCCGCGGCCGGTCAGTTCGGCGACCAGCCGCTCGACCATGGTGGTCTTGCCGGAATTCTTCCAGCCGGTGACGCCGAAGACCGGCGCGGGCTTGCCCTCCGTCACGTCGTCACCCGGTCCGGGCAGGCATAGACGGTGAAGCGGCCGTCGCGCACGAAGGCGCACAGGCCGACGCCGGCCTCCTCGGCGAATTCGACCGCCAGCACGGTCGGCGCCGAGACCGAGGCGATCAGCGGGATGCCGGCAGCGGCGGTCTTGTGCACCATCTCATAGGAGCAGCGGCTCGACACCACAACGAAACCGTCGGCTCCCGAGATGCCCGTCCGGGCCAGATGCCCGATCAGCTTGTCGAGCGCGTTGTGGCGGCCGACATCCTCGCGCACGGCGACGAGGCTGCCATCGGCCCGTGCGAAGGCCGCGGCATGGATGGCGCCGACTTCGGCATTCAGCACCTGCAGCGGCGGAAAGGCCTTCATGGCGGCATGGACGGCCTCGGCCGGAACGGCGAGACGGGAGGCCACATGGGCGACCGGCCGCAGCGCCTCGGCGATGGTGTCGACGCCGCACAGGCCGCAGCCGGTCCGGCCGGCCAGATTGCGCTGGCGGTTGCGTAGCGCCGCAAAGCGTTCCGCCGCGATCCTCAGGCGCACCTCGGCGCCGCGCGCGAAACGCTCGACCTCCGTATCGTAGAGTTCGTCCGGCGCAGCCAGGATGCCTTCGGTCAGCGCGAAGCCGAGCGCGAAATCCTCCAGGTCGGCCGGGGTCGCCATCATGACCGCGTAGGACAGGCCGTTGAAGACCAGCGCGACCGGCTCTTCCTCGGCGATCAGCTCGCGCCGCGATTCGACACCGGCGCGGGTGACGCGCAGGGCCGCGGCCCGGCGGGCGCCGGCCGGTGCGGGCGGTTCGGTCTCGGGGTGGGGCATTGGCTTCAGCATGCTGTCCAAGGGCAGGACCTTCTTCCGGTTTGCCCGTCAATATAGGGCGAAGCCGCATGGTCCGGCGAGCCCCGGCGAAAAACCACGCGGAACCAAGGCATTCCGCTTGTGTTATGCGCTGGACGCAAGGCTCGAACCCTTACAGAACCGTAACTTGGAACGGCGGGCGGGAAGGCGTCTTTTCGGCGCCACGAAAGGAGCCTGTCATGAAACCGCTCTTCCTCCGGCTGCACCGCTGGATCTCGCTCGCCTTCGCCCTGCCGCTGCTGGTCGTCATCGCCACCGGCCTGATCCTGTCCTTCGAGCCGATCGCACAATCCGGTGCGATCCGGCCGGGCAGCATCACGCTGGAAAGCCTGACCGCAGCGGTCGCCAAGGCCGATCCGGACGGCAAGGCGACCGGCATCGTCGTCCGCCCCTGGGAGAACAGCTTCGGCATCGGCTTCGGGCCGAGCGCCAGGAGCTACGATCTCGCCACCGGCGCCCCGGTCGCACCCGGATGGCTGTCAGGCCTGTTCGGCGCCTCGCGCGGCATTCACGAGCGGCTTCTGTTCGATCTCGGCTGGCTGGTGACGGCCTCGACCGTCGCCATGCTGGCGATCATCATCCTCGGCGTGCTGATGGGCCTGCCCCGCCTGCGCAATACCGTGTCCGGCTGGCACAAGGGGACGGCCTGGTTCCTGCTGCCGCTGGTCGTGCTGAGCCCGTTGACCGGCCTCGCGCTCGCCTTCGGCATCACCTTCACGACGCCCTTGCCGCGTCCGGCCGGCGCGCCCGTCTCCCTCGTCCAGGCGCTGGCCAAGGTCGCCGAAGGCCACGATCTCTCCGGCCTCAATTCGATCCGCTCGCGCGGCGGCACCCCGATGGCGCGCCTGTGGGAGGGCGGCGAGTTGAAGGCCTATTCGGTCTCCGCGACCGGCCTGACGCCGATCCCGCGCAACTGGCCGCGCCTCCTGCACGAGGGCAACGGCGCCGGCCTGTGGTCCGGCCTCGTCGAAGTGGTCACGTCGCTTGCCCTGCTCGGGCTCCTCGGGACCGGCCTGACCATCTGGGTGCGCCGGGCGACGCGCCGCCCGACCCGGGTGCGCGCCGCGGCCTGATGCCGATCAGTTCGTCGGCGTGGCGGCGTTCGGGAAGAACTGCTGCTCGCCGGCGATCTTGTAGCCCGCGATCGCGGCCTGGCCCTCCTTCGACAGCACCCAGTCGATGAAGGCCTGGCCGAGATCGGCCTTGACGTGGGCGTGCCGGGCCGGATTGACCAGCATGATGCCGTATTGGTTGAAGAGCTTGCGGTCGCCCTCGACGGCGATCCTGAAGGTGCCGCGGTTGCCGAAGGCGCTCCAGGAAGCGCGATCGGTCAGCACATAGGCGCCCATGCCGACACCGGTGTTGAGCGTCGCGCCCATGCCCGAGCCGGTCTCCCGGTACCAGGCGCCGCTCGCCGCCTTCACGTCGACGCCGGCCTCCTTCCAGAGCGCCAGTTCGGCCTTGTGGGTGCCCGATTCGTCGCCGCGCGAGGCGAAGGGCGCGCCCTTGGCGGCGATCGCCTTGAAGGCCGCCACGATATCCCTGGAACCCGCCACACCGGCCGGATCGGCCGCCGGGCCGACCACGACGAAGTCGTTATACATCACGTCGAAGCGCTTCACCGCGCCGCCGGCGGCGACGAACTTCTCCTCGTCGGCCTTGGCATGGACGAACAGCACGTCGCCGTCGCCATTGGCCGCGTTCTTGATCGCCTGCCCGGTGCCGACCGCGACGACCCGGACCTCGATGCCGGTCTTCGCCGTGAAGATCGGCAGGAGATACTTGAACAGGCCGGAATTCTCCGTCGACGTGGTCGACTGCACGACGATGAACTTACCGCCCTGCTGCGCGGCCGCCGGCAGGGCCGGCAGGAGAAGCGCGAGGCAGGCGGCGATCAGGTGACGGCGCAGCATGGAAGTCCTCCCGGAAATGGTTTTCAGACGAAGATGCGGCCTTCGAGATAGGCCCGCCCGGCCGCGCTGCGCGGCCCTGCGAAGAAAGCGTCGGCGGGCGAATCCTCGACGATGCGCCCGGCCTGCATGAACAGGATGCGATCGGCGTGACGGCGCGCCTGGCCGCGGTCGTGGGTGACCAGAACGGTCGCCGCGCCGGCATGGCGGGCGGCCTCGATCAATCCCTCCACGGCCAGCGTCGAGGCCGGATCGAGGCTGGCGGTCGGCTCGTCGAGGAACAGGAGCCGCGGCTGCAGGGCCAGGGCGCGGGCGAGCGCCAGCCGCTGCTGCTCGCCGCCCGACAGGAGACGCGCCGGCTGGCCGGCCAGCGGCGCCAATCGCGCCATGGCGAGCGCATCGGCGACCCGCTGACGCCGCTCCGCTCCGACGATGCCGCGTGCCGCCAGCGCATGTTCCAGATTGGCGGCAACCGAGCGGCGCAGCAGCACCGGCCGCTGGAACACCATTGCGATCGCCGAGCGCACGCCGGCATCGGCCGGACGGCCGTTCCAGGTGATCCGCCCCGCGCTCGGCGCGACGATCCCGTCGAGCAGTTTCAGAAGCAGGCTCTTGCCGGCGCCGTTGGGGCCGAGAATCACGACCCGCTCGGCGCTGTCGAGCCGGAGATCGATGCCGTCGACCAGCCGCCGCCCGCCTGTCTCCACGACCAAGCCTTCGGCGACGAGCGGAAAGATGGCCGCGCCGGCGGCCGAGCCGAGCCGATGCTGCGGCGCCGCGTCAAGCATAGGCTGCCCTCGCGGCGGTCGCCCGGAGGCCCATGACGGCGACGTTGACCAGGACGGCGATCAGGATCAGGACGATGCCGAGCGCCAGCGCCAGGGCGATGTTGCCCTTGGAGGTCTCCAGCGCGATCGTGGTGGTCATCACCCGGGTGACCCGGTCGATATTGCCGCCGACGATCATCACCGCGCCGACCTCGGCGATCGCCCGGCCGAAGCCGGCCAGCACGGCCGTCGTCAGGCTGAAGCGGGCGTCGTAGATCAGCGTCGCCACCGCGCCGGCGCGGCCGAGCCCGAGCGAGCGGAAATAGTCGGCATATTCGAGCGCCAAGTCCTCGATCACCTGGCGCGACAGCGCGGCCACGATCGGCAGGACCAGGAGCGTCTGCGCCACCACCATGGCGGTCGGCGTGTAGAGCCAGTGCAGGACGCCGAACGGGCCGGAGGCGGACAGCAGCAGATAGACCAGGAGCCCGATCACCACCGGCGGCAGGCCCATCATGGCGTTGAGCAGCACCAGAACCGCGCCGCGCCCGGGAAAGCGCGCCACGGCCAGCACCGCACCGAGCGGAATGCCGAGCGCGGAGGCGATCGCGACCGCGCCGAGACTGACCTTCAGCGACAGGAGGACGACCGACCACAGTGCCGGGTCGAAGCCGGACAACATGGCCCAGGCGGTGGCGAAGGCCTGACCGAGATCCTGCATCGATGATCGATTCCGCGCATCTTTTCCGGAACTGTCGGGAAAAAGAGAAAAGGCGCCGGTCTGGTCAGAAGTCAAGCGACAAGTATGACTCCAACCTGACCGAGCGGGAGCCCGGCCGGGTCGTCCGTCAGGGGAAGCGCGGCGGTGGCTACTCGATCACGATGCGCGGGGCCGGCCGGCCGGCCGTGCCGGTTGCCAACTGGCGCCAGACCTTCTCGGCGATGTCGCGGTAGACCCGGGCATGGACGCCGTCGGGTTCGACGATCGAGACCGGCGTGCCGGCATCGGCGCGGGCGCGGATCTCCATGGTCAGCGGGACCTCGCCCAGGAACGGCACGCCGACCCGCGCCGCCTCGTCGCGGGCGCCGCCATGGGAGAAGATGTCGTGGCGCGTGCCGCAGTTCGGGCAGACGAAATAGCTCATGTTCTCGACGATGCCGAGGATCGGCACGTCGACCTTCTGGAACATGGCGACGCCGCGCCGGGCGTCGATCAGGGCCAGATCCTGCGGCGTGGAGACGATCACGGCGCCGGCCAGCGGCACCTGCTGGGCCATGGTCAGCTGGGCGTCGCCGGTGCCGGGCGGCATGTCGACGACCAGCACGTCGAGTTCGCCCCAGTCGACCTCGCGCAGCATCTGTGTGATCGCGCTCATCACCATCGGGCCGCGCCAGATCATCGGCGTCTCCTCGTCGACGAGGAACCCGATCGACATGACCGGCATGCCGTAGCCGTCGAGCGGCTCCAGGATCCGTCCGGACTTCAGGCGCGGCTTGCCGCGCAGCGCGAACAGTCGCGGCATGGACGGGCCGTAGATGTCGGCATCGAGCACGCCGACCTTGAGCCCGAGGCTCTTCAGCGCCAGGGCGAGGTTGCAGGCGGTGGTCGACTTGCCGACGCCGCCCTTGCCGGAGGCGACCGCGATAATGTGCTTGACCCCCGGCAGGCCGCGCGTCTGCGGGCTGCGGCCGCCGGCCGAAGGTGCGGGCGAAGCGGTCGCCGCCGGAGCGGCGGTCGCCGCCGGAGACGATGCCGCCTGCCCCTTCGGCGCCTCGGCGGTGAGCGCCACGGTGGCCCCCGCCACACCCGGCACCTTGCGCACGGCGGCCTCGGCCGCGGCACGCAGGCCTTCCAGCTCGCGCGCCCGGCTCGGGTCGACGGCGATCGAGAAATAGACCTTCTCGCCGTGCACGATCACCTCCGACAGCGCACCGGATTGCGGCAGCGGCGTGCGCCCGTCCGGACCCGGAACGGCGGCAAGGGCAGCGAGAACGGCTTCGCGGGTGACGGACATCGAGGCACTCCGGGATGGGACTGAGGCAGGCAGGATCGGCAGAACCGGCCCGAACGGCGGGCCGATCCGGCCGGCGGCATCCGCCCCGGCCATTGCGGGCTCTAGATAACCCCTCCCCCGCCGAGGTCAACGATGCAGGCCGCTGCCGATGTCGGGCCGGTCCCGATGGCGGGCCCATCCCGATGGCGGTTGCCGGCCCGACCCGGGCCGCCGCGCGGCCATCGGCTTTACCGGCTCATAGGCCGACGCTATGGTGTAAGGCCCCGGCTGCGGCGGGCGACCGGAGCCGACGGCACGCCGCCGACCGGCACGCCCGGTTCCGGCCCGCCCGTGCGGAGCGTCCGCCCTGGATTTGGAGTTGCCCCGATGCCGTCCTTCCTCATCGCCGTCGTGATCGCCGTTGCTCTCGCGTTCGGCGCCCACGCCGTTCTCGATACCTATCAGAAGCCGGTCGGCGTCGCCTTTACGACCAGCGGCGCGCGCATCTGATCCGGGCGAACGCCTCCTGCCTTGCAGCGGTGGAGGCGCCGGACGCCTGGGATGGGGGTCCGCTGTCGCGTGCTCATCGTTACGGCGGGGATTGCGCCGGCAGTCGACGGGACGGCCGGCGGATCGGTGCAACGGCGGGCTGCATATCCTGTTGCCGTTGCCGCAAACGTGATGATCGCGCGCTTTCCCGGCTTTCTGGAAATGCCGCAGTCTTGTCCTCCTGAACGGCCCCTCCTTGCGAACGGTGTCGGGCGGGCCGCCGGGAGGACAGACCTTGGACCAGAAGTTCATCGATCTCTTCGACAGCTACACCCATGGCGGCATGAACCGCCGATCGTTTCTCGACCGGCTGGCGGCTTTGGCCGGATCGACGGCCGCCGCGTCCGTTCTGCTGCCGCTCCTTGAAAACAACTATGCGCTGGCCCAGACGGTCGCCGAGAACGACCCGCGCCTGATCGTCGAGACCGCCGCGTTCCCGGCCGGTACGGCGACGATTTCCGGCCTGCTCGCCCGGCCGAAGGATGCCGCCAAGGCGCCGGCCGTGATCGTCATCCACGAGAATCGCGGCCTCAACCCGCATATCCGCGACGTGACGCGGCGCGTGGCGCTGGCCGGCTTCGTGGCCTTCGGGGTCGATTTCCTGTCGCCGCTCGGCGGCACGCCGGAGGATGCCGACAAGGCGCGCGACATGATCGGCACGCTCGATGCCGCCGCCGTGGTCGCCTGGGGACGCGCCGTGCTGGCCGGCTTGGCGGCACGGCCGGAGACCAACGGCAAGGTCGGGGCGATCGGCTTCTGCTGGGGCGGCGGCCAGGTCAATGCGCTGGCGGTCGCGGAGCCGAGGCTCGGCGCGGGCGTCGCCTATTACGGCCGCCAGCCGAAGAGCGAGGCGGTTCCGGCGATCCAGGCGCCCCTGATGCTGCACTATGGCGGGCTCGACCAGGGCATCAATGCCGGCATTCCGGCCTTCGAGACGGCCCTGAAGGCCGCCGGCAAGCGCTACGAACTGCATGTCTACGAGAACGTCAACCACGCCTTCAACAACGACACCAACGCCGCGCGCTACGACAAGGCGGCAGCCGAGCTGGCCTGGAGCCGGACGGTCGGCTTCCTGAAGACGCATCTCGCCTGACCGGTCGCGCCGCGGCGCGCGGATATGCGCTGCGGGCGGACCCGGCCGGAGATTGACGGGACACCGCCGCGGGCTCATGAAGCAGCGTCATGAGCCCGCTTACCTACACCGTCGCCCCCGTGCGGACGCCCGACGACCTCGCCGCCGCGATCGTCCTGATCCGCGCCTATGCGGCTTCGCTGCCGATCGATCTCGGCTATCAGGGTTTCGAGGCCGAAATGGCCGGCATGCCCGGAAAGTACGCCCCGCCGGACGGCGAATTGCTGCTCGCCCGCGCCGCCGACGGCACCCCGCTCGGCTGCGTCGGGCTGCGACCGCTGCCGCCGGTCGACGGTCGGGCCGAGATGAAGCGGCTCTATGTGCTGCCGCAGGCGCGGGGCACCGGGCTCGGCGATGCACTCGCCCGGGCGGTCCTCGCCGCCGCCCTCCGGCTCGGCTACCGCGAGATGGTGCTCGACACGTTGCCGAGCATGGCCGGCGCCCAGGCGCTCTACCGGAAATACGGTTTCGTCGAGACCGGCCCCTATTACGACACCCCGATCGCCGACACCGTGTTCATGCGCTGCACGCTGGCGCCGGCCGATCCCGCGCAAGGGGCACAGGGCTGACCGGCAGCCGCACGCGCGCCATCCGGGTTTTCACCGAGGCGCGGTTCGTGGCATACCGGCTGCGCAACCGGACCGACGCGCGATGCCCCAGTTATCCGACGATTGCTTCGCCCATGGCGGCGGGGCCATGACGATCGACGAGGCGCTCGCCCTGTTCCGCGCCCGCGTCGCGCCGGTCGCCGAAACGGAGACGGTGCCGCTCGCCGCGGCCGACGGGCGCGTCCTGGCCGCCGATATCCACGCCCGCATCCCCCTGCCGCCCTTCGACAATTCGGCCGTCGACGGCTACGCGGTGCGCCACGCCGACCTCACCCCCGGCCAGGAGAGCCGGCTCGCCGTCGCCGATCGCCTGCAGGCGGGCGATGCGGCCGGGACGCTGGCGCCCGGCACGGCGGTGCGCATCTTCACCGGCGCGCCGATGCCGGCCGGCGCCGACACGGTCTACATGCAGGAGGATGTCGAGGCGCGCGACGGGATCGCGATCCTGCCGCCGGGGCTGGCGCGCGGCGCCAACCGGCGCCCGGCCGGCGAGGAGATCGCCGCCGGCGCCGTCGCCCTGCCGGCCGGCACGCGGCTGCGCCCGCAGGAGATCGCGCTGGCCGCCGGCATCGGGCTCGACCGGCTGACGGTCCGTCGGCGACTGCGCGTCGCGATCTTCTCGACCGGCAACGAACTGGTCGAGCCGGGCGCCCCCCGCGGCCCCGCGCAGGTCTTCGACACCAACCGGCTGATGCTCGCCGGCCTGCTCGCCCGGCTCGGCATTGCGGTTTCCGATCTCGGCATCCTGCGCGACGAGCCGGCCGGCCTCGCCGCGGCCCTGCGCGCAGCCGCGGCGG
Encoded here:
- a CDS encoding GNAT family N-acetyltransferase, with the protein product MSPLTYTVAPVRTPDDLAAAIVLIRAYAASLPIDLGYQGFEAEMAGMPGKYAPPDGELLLARAADGTPLGCVGLRPLPPVDGRAEMKRLYVLPQARGTGLGDALARAVLAAALRLGYREMVLDTLPSMAGAQALYRKYGFVETGPYYDTPIADTVFMRCTLAPADPAQGAQG
- a CDS encoding molybdopterin molybdotransferase MoeA, encoding MPQLSDDCFAHGGGAMTIDEALALFRARVAPVAETETVPLAAADGRVLAADIHARIPLPPFDNSAVDGYAVRHADLTPGQESRLAVADRLQAGDAAGTLAPGTAVRIFTGAPMPAGADTVYMQEDVEARDGIAILPPGLARGANRRPAGEEIAAGAVALPAGTRLRPQEIALAAGIGLDRLTVRRRLRVAIFSTGNELVEPGAPRGPAQVFDTNRLMLAGLLARLGIAVSDLGILRDEPAGLAAALRAAAAEHDLVLTTGGVSTGEADHVKPAVEASGRLDVWRFAIKPGRPLALGTVAGTAFCGLPGNPVAVYVTFTHIVRGLIAALGGETWRRPRPMAARAGFNHKKRLGRTEFVRVTLADGPDGIPVATRFAIEGAAVIRSLTETDALMVLPDAVERVEQGDLVGIVPLPGLG